Proteins encoded within one genomic window of Halodesulfurarchaeum formicicum:
- a CDS encoding sensor histidine kinase, with amino-acid sequence MQTFSVARELLGAALDTLPSNVAILDAEGEILWTNASWQEFGVANDIELAPDTVGVNYLDATAAGEDEYALAAHAGLDELLQGQRTEFELEYPCHSPDEKRWFLLRASAFTIGGDRYAIVAHVDITDRVLEEQTTAQYKLAIEGAGEAIAAVDEDYKLLFANEAYRNAHYLGPSVTGMHLSDVLGPQDFETIEPYAELAMAGQEVAYRMTRTRSGKPDRVFDIRYYPLGGAGFAPEGVVAIMRDVSKQIEREQHLLSLDRLLRHNLRNDLTVIRGYAAMIADRGDAEIASLTGPITDAADRLLSEAEKERQILALLSGPPEQTTVDLREMVERVVEDCSEDYPNVTITVSIPEDFEVTTIRSVEQAIRELIENAIVHNPADEPMVRITAERADDRATVMIGDDGPGIPTEERIVVTECREIDPLVHSSGMGLWMVKRIVTRAGGTLQFGDSDLGGSCVTMTIEPKEVGESRSDESGGGF; translated from the coding sequence ATGCAAACTTTCTCGGTCGCCAGAGAACTGCTCGGCGCAGCACTGGACACGCTGCCGTCGAACGTCGCAATTCTCGACGCCGAGGGGGAGATTCTGTGGACGAACGCCTCGTGGCAGGAGTTCGGCGTCGCAAACGACATCGAACTCGCACCCGACACCGTCGGGGTCAACTACCTCGATGCGACGGCGGCGGGCGAGGACGAGTACGCGCTCGCGGCCCACGCCGGGCTCGACGAACTGCTCCAGGGCCAGCGAACCGAATTCGAACTGGAGTACCCGTGTCACTCGCCGGACGAGAAGCGGTGGTTCCTGCTCCGGGCCTCGGCGTTCACCATCGGCGGGGATCGCTATGCCATCGTAGCCCACGTCGACATCACGGACCGGGTGCTCGAAGAGCAAACCACGGCCCAGTACAAACTCGCCATCGAGGGGGCTGGTGAGGCCATCGCCGCCGTCGACGAGGACTACAAATTGCTCTTTGCCAACGAGGCCTACCGGAACGCCCACTACCTCGGCCCGTCGGTGACCGGGATGCACCTTTCGGACGTCCTCGGCCCGCAGGACTTCGAGACCATCGAACCCTACGCCGAACTCGCCATGGCGGGCCAGGAGGTGGCCTACCGGATGACCAGAACTCGCTCGGGTAAGCCGGATCGGGTCTTCGACATCAGGTACTACCCGCTCGGGGGAGCGGGATTCGCTCCCGAGGGGGTCGTCGCCATAATGCGGGACGTCTCGAAGCAAATCGAGCGCGAACAACACCTCCTCTCCCTCGATCGGCTCCTCAGGCACAACCTTCGGAACGATCTCACCGTCATCCGGGGATACGCGGCGATGATCGCCGACCGTGGCGACGCCGAAATCGCCTCGCTGACCGGGCCGATCACCGACGCTGCCGACCGATTGCTTTCCGAAGCCGAGAAGGAACGGCAGATTCTCGCGTTGCTCTCCGGGCCACCCGAACAGACGACGGTGGACCTCCGGGAGATGGTCGAGCGCGTGGTCGAAGACTGCAGCGAGGACTACCCGAACGTAACGATCACCGTCTCGATTCCCGAGGACTTCGAAGTCACGACGATCCGGTCGGTCGAACAGGCGATCCGGGAGTTGATCGAGAACGCCATCGTCCACAACCCGGCCGACGAGCCGATGGTCCGGATCACCGCGGAACGAGCGGACGACCGGGCAACGGTCATGATCGGCGACGATGGGCCCGGCATCCCGACAGAGGAGCGGATCGTCGTCACCGAATGCCGAGAGATCGACCCGCTCGTTCACAGCAGCGGGATGGGACTCTGGATGGTCAAGCGAATCGTCACGCGGGCTGGCGGAACCCTGCAATTCGGCGATTCGGACCTGGGCGGGAGTTGTGTAACGATGACGATCGAGCCGAAAGAGGTGGGAGAGAGCCGTTCCGATGAGTCGGGAGGGGGGTTCTGA
- a CDS encoding methyl-accepting chemotaxis protein: MSTDSETTVAEVSDDIDDESAYDTEAANEIQTAIAELQSATEEIADRSGDVIELAREQRSGMGEVVDEISDLSASVQEIASSAEEVANESEGLSQAATDSRRSAESAMDAMEAIDTASDDLTAKFDEIQTRVSQIDEVVEVINDIADQTNLLALNASIEAARAGEAGQGFSVVAEEIKDLAEQSIDQAAEIEGMVTDIHESMDLAAESLETNNEKVTEGVEEVETAISNMGDITNSVQEVSAAIEEVASATDQQAASTEEVASMVEQTRENADQITDEIDGIGSAIEQQTAMVTDVNQAVDELAGGD, from the coding sequence ATGTCAACCGACTCCGAAACGACGGTTGCCGAAGTATCAGACGACATCGATGACGAGTCAGCATACGACACTGAGGCAGCGAACGAGATCCAGACAGCCATCGCCGAGCTCCAGTCGGCCACCGAGGAGATCGCGGATCGGTCGGGCGACGTGATCGAACTCGCGCGCGAACAGCGTTCGGGCATGGGCGAGGTCGTCGACGAGATCTCGGACCTCTCCGCATCAGTTCAGGAGATAGCCTCCTCGGCCGAGGAAGTCGCAAACGAAAGCGAGGGACTGAGCCAGGCGGCGACGGACTCCCGACGATCCGCGGAGTCCGCTATGGACGCCATGGAGGCCATCGACACTGCCTCCGATGACCTGACCGCGAAGTTCGACGAGATCCAGACTCGGGTCTCACAGATCGACGAGGTCGTCGAGGTCATCAACGACATCGCCGATCAGACGAACCTCCTGGCACTCAACGCCTCGATCGAGGCGGCTCGTGCCGGGGAGGCCGGACAGGGCTTCTCGGTCGTCGCCGAGGAGATCAAGGACCTCGCTGAGCAGTCTATCGATCAGGCCGCCGAGATCGAAGGGATGGTCACGGACATCCACGAGAGCATGGACCTCGCAGCCGAAAGCCTGGAGACGAACAACGAGAAAGTCACTGAAGGCGTCGAGGAGGTCGAGACAGCGATCTCCAACATGGGCGACATTACGAACTCCGTGCAAGAAGTCTCGGCGGCGATCGAAGAAGTCGCTAGTGCGACCGATCAACAGGCTGCCTCCACCGAAGAGGTGGCCAGCATGGTCGAGCAGACTCGCGAAAACGCCGACCAGATCACCGACGAGATCGACGGCATCGGCTCGGCCATCGAACAGCAAACCGCGATGGTCACGGATGTCAATCAGGCCGTCGACGAACTCGCCGGAGGGGACTGA
- a CDS encoding inorganic phosphate transporter translates to MSSVIGIVSVALVASLFMSFTVGANSNSAPIAPAVGANALSTLRGALLVGLVAGLGAIAQGGSISETIGHGLVTGVTITPLAATATLLTAATLITIGNSRGYPIPSAFTVTGAAIGAGVALGGGFAAGTYAKILGFWFAIPVVEGILAYGLAWLLLDERVSDEVSIPLLAGGVGYALANIQLSFLPAPQSEQGSIAGVITRQFDVTLTAVGEAGVVIVGSVIGLLTVAVVYWQLRRDVTTGINRMLVGLALVVVFTSGGSQVGLATGPLESVFESSLGLPSVYLLGLGGLGILLGGWFRSPRLIQAVAREYAALGPKRSIAAFIPAFLIAQAAIALGYPISFNKVMISSIVGAGLVSGSSKSRGVSAAKTGYTVGAWIASMIGGGALSYALYHTLAALPGLG, encoded by the coding sequence ATGTCCTCAGTAATCGGGATCGTCTCTGTCGCGCTCGTTGCATCGCTTTTTATGTCCTTCACCGTCGGGGCAAACAGCAACTCTGCTCCAATTGCGCCGGCCGTCGGGGCAAATGCGTTGTCGACGCTTCGAGGGGCACTATTGGTCGGCCTCGTCGCCGGTCTCGGTGCCATTGCACAGGGTGGCAGTATCTCTGAGACGATCGGCCACGGGTTGGTGACCGGCGTGACGATTACCCCACTGGCCGCCACGGCGACGCTGCTTACCGCAGCCACACTCATCACCATCGGGAACTCACGGGGCTACCCCATCCCCTCCGCGTTCACGGTGACGGGAGCGGCAATTGGTGCGGGTGTCGCGCTGGGCGGGGGTTTTGCAGCTGGGACGTACGCCAAAATTCTGGGATTCTGGTTTGCGATTCCGGTCGTCGAGGGCATCCTCGCGTACGGTCTCGCGTGGCTGTTGCTAGACGAGCGAGTCTCAGATGAGGTGAGTATTCCGCTGCTCGCCGGCGGTGTCGGCTACGCACTTGCCAACATCCAATTGTCGTTTCTCCCGGCGCCCCAGAGCGAGCAAGGGTCGATCGCGGGCGTCATCACCCGCCAGTTCGACGTCACGTTGACGGCAGTTGGCGAAGCCGGGGTCGTCATTGTCGGGAGCGTGATCGGTCTTCTGACGGTCGCAGTAGTCTACTGGCAACTCCGGCGTGATGTCACGACCGGAATCAACCGGATGCTGGTCGGACTTGCCCTCGTCGTTGTATTCACCAGCGGCGGATCGCAGGTTGGTCTCGCCACCGGGCCACTGGAATCCGTCTTCGAGTCCTCGCTCGGTCTCCCCTCAGTATACTTGCTCGGACTTGGGGGCCTTGGAATTCTCCTCGGTGGCTGGTTCCGGTCACCACGTCTTATTCAGGCCGTGGCCCGGGAGTACGCCGCACTCGGTCCAAAACGCTCGATCGCCGCGTTCATTCCCGCGTTTCTCATCGCTCAGGCTGCAATCGCTCTCGGCTACCCCATCTCGTTCAACAAGGTGATGATTTCCAGTATCGTCGGGGCTGGACTGGTCAGTGGGTCGTCGAAATCTAGGGGGGTATCAGCCGCGAAAACAGGGTACACGGTCGGGGCCTGGATCGCCTCGATGATCGGCGGTGGCGCGCTCAGTTACGCGCTCTATCACACACTCGCTGCACTGCCAGGACTGGGATAG